A single genomic interval of Paenibacillus macerans harbors:
- a CDS encoding DUF6470 family protein produces MISAILPNDWGKYRPAEINVRLTPPELETDWTGVYDDLDLKRPRSLARELDGQAQAAILRDIASKAQEGDRVANISSGEKNVFGHIAHERYMRKGQKEVTIEALPKQGVIIDFRIYPPEIQVDPRGALPK; encoded by the coding sequence ATGATTAGCGCCATCCTGCCAAATGACTGGGGGAAGTATAGACCGGCGGAAATTAACGTTCGCCTAACTCCTCCCGAATTGGAAACCGATTGGACAGGCGTTTATGATGATTTGGATCTGAAACGTCCACGTTCACTTGCGAGGGAATTAGACGGACAAGCTCAGGCGGCGATATTAAGGGATATTGCTTCCAAGGCTCAGGAAGGTGACCGGGTGGCCAATATTTCCTCGGGCGAAAAAAACGTGTTCGGTCACATTGCCCACGAAAGATACATGCGAAAGGGACAAAAGGAAGTGACGATCGAAGCTCTTCCAAAGCAGGGAGTGATTATCGACTTCCGGATTTATCCCCCAGAAATTCAAGTTGATCCGAGAGGAGCACTTCCAAAATGA
- a CDS encoding helicase-related protein has product MKAGLYAVKLMTEWRLWISLDLRVDLLWWVVGGSRWMRLGDQGDAAACSVVDVLNGQGGLERQGVKKKMGLTDGPILAGGTVGSNGVLRGAGFSHHAGAGLGASAIYLLSDGLPLGWAVKLRGRFKTQEAMDRWNERDWEGFLKLGLKPELAAEKKLSDDERGGVRKNAERLSSLSGVNLSNTPRRAGEKDLNLTGNHGWLWRGEAGLTPLGLRLLESVPGGGENAKAWRDSKRGWKDNRDNKLFLSQADSVEREWLAAGEAWLVHTLEEARRLADALAGRSLLEAELQQLLAERLPGLAPAWRSAAQLAHLQGRVRFTSGVGGTSRARGEAGPRWRRARAGHRCRRCGSEVHRRTPCGACGSRGCAYCEACLALGRSRSCALLLRGSAGAEPPAAPQAAGGSAVAPAASLLDRWGLSPAQRSAAGQALRFLSQPHKPLPQSHKLLTQSHEPLAQLPKPMTQSHKPLPQSHKLLTEAHKLLPQSYKLLPQSYKLLPQSYKLLPHPPEPLTQLPGPLAHSPEPPAEQALANPPGQPAVPRSAPFARLLRLLPFGRPADARPPRFLLWAVTGAGKTEMIFPLLRYVLDQGGRALVATPRRDVVLELAPRVAKVFPDVPMAVLYGGSEQRWEEARLFISTTHQLMRFYEAFDLVIIDELDAFPYHNDPMLEFAAEAACKRDGRFIFLSATPPPAMQREIRAGRLPHAKVPARFHGHPLPVPVRIAMDPVGTCLRRRSLPRSLLWPLEESVRRGAQIFMFVTRIRQIEPLTGLLRGCFPGLPLAGTSSQDQERNRKVLEFREGKIRLLVTTTILERGVTVPRSDVYILDADSDLFDEASLVQMAGRAGRSKDDPNGTVIFASHEWTKSQRGALRQIRWMNKAALRGGFLKQKEVV; this is encoded by the coding sequence ATGAAGGCGGGTTTGTATGCGGTAAAGCTCATGACGGAGTGGCGGCTTTGGATCAGTTTGGATTTGCGGGTTGATTTGCTTTGGTGGGTTGTGGGAGGAAGCCGGTGGATGAGGCTGGGGGATCAGGGGGATGCAGCAGCATGCAGTGTTGTGGACGTTTTGAATGGGCAAGGGGGGCTTGAAAGACAGGGAGTGAAGAAAAAGATGGGTTTAACCGATGGGCCGATCTTGGCCGGCGGGACCGTGGGTTCAAACGGGGTTCTGCGCGGCGCTGGATTTTCACATCATGCGGGAGCTGGACTCGGGGCCTCGGCGATATATCTGCTTTCGGACGGTTTGCCCTTGGGTTGGGCGGTGAAGCTGCGCGGCCGGTTTAAAACGCAGGAGGCGATGGACCGGTGGAATGAGAGGGATTGGGAGGGCTTTTTAAAGCTTGGCTTGAAGCCGGAACTCGCGGCCGAAAAGAAGCTAAGCGATGATGAACGGGGGGGCGTTCGGAAAAATGCAGAACGTTTGAGTTCCTTAAGTGGAGTGAATTTGAGCAATACGCCGAGGAGAGCCGGGGAAAAGGATTTGAATTTGACGGGAAATCATGGCTGGTTATGGAGAGGGGAGGCGGGCTTGACTCCGCTAGGTCTCAGGTTGTTGGAAAGCGTGCCTGGAGGCGGTGAAAACGCAAAGGCATGGCGGGATAGCAAGCGGGGATGGAAGGATAACCGGGATAACAAGCTTTTTTTAAGTCAGGCCGATTCGGTGGAGAGGGAGTGGCTTGCCGCAGGGGAAGCGTGGCTTGTGCACACGCTTGAGGAGGCGCGGCGGCTTGCGGACGCGCTCGCGGGCAGGTCGCTGCTGGAAGCGGAGCTCCAGCAGCTGCTGGCGGAGCGCCTGCCGGGCCTTGCGCCGGCATGGCGCTCCGCCGCCCAGCTCGCGCACCTGCAGGGGCGCGTGCGGTTCACCTCGGGCGTGGGCGGGACAAGCCGCGCCCGAGGTGAAGCGGGCCCGCGCTGGCGCCGGGCCCGGGCGGGCCACCGCTGCCGGCGCTGCGGCAGCGAAGTGCACCGCCGCACGCCCTGCGGGGCGTGCGGCTCCCGCGGCTGCGCCTACTGCGAGGCCTGCCTCGCGCTGGGGCGCAGCCGCTCTTGTGCGCTGCTGCTTCGCGGCAGCGCTGGCGCCGAGCCGCCCGCGGCGCCGCAGGCGGCGGGCGGCTCGGCCGTGGCCCCCGCCGCGTCCCTGCTGGACCGGTGGGGGCTGAGCCCCGCGCAGCGCAGCGCGGCGGGGCAGGCGCTGCGCTTTCTATCGCAGCCGCACAAGCCCTTGCCGCAGTCGCACAAGCTCTTAACGCAGTCGCACGAGCCCTTGGCGCAGCTGCCCAAGCCCATGACGCAGTCGCACAAGCCCTTGCCGCAGTCGCACAAGCTCTTAACGGAGGCGCACAAGCTCTTGCCGCAGTCGTACAAGCTCTTGCCGCAGTCGTACAAGCTCTTGCCGCAGTCGTACAAGCTTTTGCCGCATCCGCCCGAGCCTTTGACGCAACTGCCCGGGCCCTTGGCGCATTCGCCTGAGCCCCCGGCGGAGCAGGCTTTGGCCAACCCGCCCGGGCAACCTGCCGTCCCCCGCTCCGCACCCTTTGCCCGGCTTTTGCGCCTGTTGCCCTTCGGCAGGCCGGCGGATGCCCGGCCTCCCCGGTTTTTGCTGTGGGCCGTGACCGGGGCCGGCAAGACGGAGATGATTTTTCCGCTGTTGCGTTACGTGTTGGACCAAGGAGGGCGAGCGCTGGTCGCCACGCCCCGCCGGGACGTGGTGCTTGAACTGGCGCCGCGGGTGGCCAAAGTTTTTCCCGATGTGCCCATGGCGGTGCTGTATGGCGGGAGCGAGCAGCGCTGGGAAGAGGCCAGGTTGTTTATTTCCACGACCCATCAATTGATGCGTTTTTACGAGGCCTTCGATTTGGTTATCATCGATGAACTCGACGCGTTTCCGTATCATAACGACCCGATGTTGGAATTTGCCGCAGAGGCGGCCTGCAAAAGAGACGGACGGTTCATTTTTTTGTCCGCCACGCCGCCCCCGGCCATGCAGCGGGAAATTCGCGCCGGAAGGCTGCCTCATGCCAAAGTGCCGGCCCGTTTCCACGGCCATCCGCTCCCGGTTCCGGTTCGGATTGCGATGGACCCGGTCGGGACCTGTCTGCGCCGCCGCTCCCTTCCGCGCAGCTTGCTTTGGCCCCTGGAGGAATCGGTCCGCCGCGGCGCGCAAATTTTTATGTTCGTCACCCGCATCCGGCAGATCGAGCCGCTTACGGGGCTGCTCCGGGGCTGTTTTCCCGGACTGCCGCTTGCGGGAACCTCTTCCCAGGACCAGGAAAGGAATCGGAAGGTGCTGGAGTTCCGCGAAGGAAAAATCAGGCTGTTGGTGACCACGACGATTTTGGAGCGCGGCGTTACGGTGCCGCGAAGCGATGTATACATATTGGATGCGGACAGCGACCTGTTCGATGAAGCATCCCTCGTGCAGATGGCCGGACGGGCGGGGCGCTCAAAGGATGACCCGAACGGGACGGTGATCTTCGCCTCGCATGAATGGACGAAGTCCCAGCGCGGAGCTCTGCGGCAAATTCGCTGGATGAACAAGGCCGCGCTAAGGGGCGGTTTTTTGAAACAAAAGGAGGTAGTCTAA
- a CDS encoding response regulator: protein MDNLTSGSRQAIKVLLADDHQLFREGLKRILNMEEDIEVVGECGDGTQVLECCQQFAPEIVLMDINMPQLNGVDATAELRESYPEVKVIILSIHDDESYVFETLRKGATGYLLKDMEAESLVNAIRTVAEGNAFIHPKVTGKLIQQLRRMEYLSETGAIAEDNAIREAGVKFVAGDDNPLTRREAEVLRLMAEGRSNKMIGEHLFISEKTVKNHVSSILQKMDVDDRTQAVINAIKFGWVTL, encoded by the coding sequence ATGGATAATCTTACGAGTGGCAGCAGACAAGCAATCAAAGTTCTCTTGGCTGACGATCACCAGTTGTTTCGGGAGGGTCTGAAGCGGATTTTGAACATGGAGGAAGACATCGAGGTTGTAGGAGAATGCGGCGACGGCACTCAAGTGTTGGAATGCTGCCAGCAGTTTGCTCCGGAAATCGTGCTGATGGACATCAATATGCCGCAATTGAACGGCGTGGATGCCACGGCTGAACTCCGCGAGTCGTATCCCGAGGTCAAGGTCATCATTTTGTCGATTCACGATGATGAAAGCTATGTGTTTGAAACGCTGCGCAAAGGGGCAACCGGCTATTTGCTGAAAGACATGGAGGCTGAATCGCTGGTTAATGCCATCCGTACGGTGGCCGAGGGGAATGCGTTTATTCACCCGAAAGTAACCGGCAAACTGATTCAGCAACTGCGCCGCATGGAATATTTGAGCGAGACGGGGGCGATTGCCGAAGACAACGCGATCCGCGAAGCGGGCGTTAAATTCGTTGCCGGCGATGACAATCCGCTGACGAGACGGGAAGCTGAAGTGCTTCGTTTGATGGCGGAAGGACGCAGCAACAAAATGATTGGAGAGCATTTGTTTATTAGCGAGAAGACCGTCAAAAACCACGTCAGCAGCATTTTGCAGAAAATGGACGTTGACGACCGTACCCAAGCGGTTATTAATGCGATTAAGTTCGGTTGGGTCACTCTTTAA
- a CDS encoding flagellar protein FlgN translates to MSVQLIIGSLSQMDAQQSALLEMMLQKKQAILDRDFDGLVRILSRESKMLKSIEELEQQLLTVAQTFLQSKGIKSKLNLTITEISRLVFDPEEKRMLMELKEKLEGRLAEVKRVNALNQELIKQNLSFIDFSLNLMIGNEDDDTTYSPPTGQDRKSATRRMFDTRA, encoded by the coding sequence ATGTCAGTTCAGTTAATCATCGGCAGCTTGTCGCAAATGGATGCGCAGCAATCGGCTTTATTGGAAATGATGCTGCAAAAAAAACAGGCTATATTAGACCGTGACTTTGATGGATTGGTACGCATCTTGTCGCGTGAATCCAAAATGCTGAAATCGATTGAAGAGCTGGAACAGCAGCTTCTAACGGTTGCCCAGACGTTTTTGCAGTCCAAGGGAATCAAATCAAAACTGAACTTGACGATTACGGAAATATCAAGACTCGTCTTTGACCCCGAAGAGAAACGAATGCTGATGGAGTTAAAGGAGAAACTGGAGGGCCGTTTGGCTGAGGTGAAACGGGTGAACGCGCTGAATCAGGAATTGATTAAGCAGAATCTTTCGTTTATCGATTTTTCCTTGAATTTAATGATCGGCAACGAAGACGATGATACAACCTATTCGCCGCCGACGGGACAGGACAGAAAATCCGCGACCCGAAGAATGTTTGATACAAGAGCTTGA
- a CDS encoding ComF family protein — protein sequence MTKSSQSLAVRGPRRRRRSGTRAYAAGGRLRLPSPGVQYALTEGNSPLAGVFSSLHTLLAPPGIPCLTCGKTISDRVRGYPEICMSCYLSIPWIKQIRCRFCGRPVGCPDCSRPERSHSSFVMNRSAVSYNAVMREWLAQYKFRGNESYGAVLARMTAQAYRAMLRELEEAYGFGRFRFDAVTYVPVSGDRMQERGFNQAKRLAYGVAAAGRLPLLSLVERSRHTEKQSFKSRWERLRDLHDVFQPDIHGAQQLSAALAAASRKRSGFSLLADRWFGKTAPVGHVAESGVTRTGQHSVSSAFTFPDATAIKFADPPAPPVRIVLIDDVYTTGSTVESCSKALHDICGRLGRRAEVYSLTWARS from the coding sequence ATGACGAAGTCATCCCAAAGTTTGGCGGTTCGGGGGCCCCGCAGAAGAAGACGGAGCGGGACGCGGGCCTATGCGGCGGGCGGCAGGCTCCGCTTGCCGTCGCCAGGAGTTCAATACGCTTTAACGGAGGGGAACTCCCCTTTGGCGGGAGTGTTCTCCTCGCTGCATACCCTGCTTGCTCCTCCGGGAATTCCGTGCTTAACCTGCGGCAAGACGATTTCCGACCGCGTTCGGGGTTATCCGGAAATCTGCATGTCCTGCTACCTTTCGATTCCTTGGATCAAGCAAATCCGCTGCCGGTTTTGCGGGCGGCCCGTGGGCTGTCCGGATTGCAGCAGACCGGAACGTTCGCATTCCAGTTTTGTGATGAACCGCAGCGCGGTAAGCTATAACGCGGTAATGCGCGAATGGTTAGCCCAGTATAAATTCAGAGGAAATGAATCTTATGGGGCGGTGCTTGCCAGAATGACGGCTCAAGCATACAGGGCGATGTTGCGGGAGTTGGAAGAAGCTTATGGCTTTGGGCGTTTCCGGTTTGATGCCGTTACCTATGTGCCGGTCAGCGGCGACCGCATGCAGGAACGGGGATTTAACCAGGCCAAGCGCCTGGCCTACGGCGTTGCCGCAGCCGGACGTCTTCCGCTGCTTAGTTTGGTGGAGCGCTCCCGGCATACCGAAAAACAAAGCTTTAAAAGCCGCTGGGAACGGCTGCGGGATTTGCATGACGTTTTTCAGCCGGACATTCACGGGGCACAGCAGCTGTCGGCGGCTCTGGCGGCCGCCAGCCGGAAGCGAAGCGGTTTTTCCCTTCTTGCTGACCGCTGGTTTGGTAAAACCGCCCCCGTCGGGCATGTCGCCGAGTCCGGTGTAACGAGGACGGGGCAGCATTCCGTTTCATCGGCCTTTACTTTCCCGGATGCGACAGCCATCAAGTTTGCCGATCCTCCTGCGCCTCCCGTGCGCATTGTTCTGATCGATGATGTTTATACGACAGGCAGCACCGTGGAATCATGCTCCAAGGCGCTGCATGATATTTGCGGGCGGTTGGGGCGCCGGGCGGAGGTTTACAGTTTGACATGGGCCCGTTCCTGA
- the flgM gene encoding flagellar biosynthesis anti-sigma factor FlgM, giving the protein MKINETGRAGAINNYQRQLDSQRKDTDSRARRKDELSISEEAKELLKAQEEGTDAERAKRIEDLRSQVSAGTYQVDAKKLAEKLVPYFKSFFNDN; this is encoded by the coding sequence ATGAAAATCAATGAAACCGGACGGGCCGGAGCCATTAACAATTATCAACGCCAACTGGATTCCCAGCGTAAAGATACAGACAGTAGAGCACGCCGCAAGGACGAACTTTCTATTTCCGAGGAGGCCAAAGAGCTTCTCAAGGCGCAGGAGGAAGGCACGGACGCGGAACGCGCCAAAAGAATCGAGGATTTGAGATCGCAGGTGTCCGCGGGAACGTACCAGGTAGACGCCAAGAAACTGGCGGAGAAGCTCGTTCCGTACTTCAAATCTTTTTTCAATGATAATTAG
- the csrA gene encoding carbon storage regulator CsrA yields MLVLRRKIGEAVMIGDEIQVQILGIEGDQIKLGFVAPKDVSILRQELYQGIVAENLAAKEQTSLLQQEQILDLLKKFKM; encoded by the coding sequence ATGCTGGTCCTGAGAAGGAAAATCGGAGAAGCGGTTATGATCGGAGACGAAATCCAAGTGCAGATTTTGGGGATCGAAGGCGATCAAATCAAGCTGGGCTTCGTGGCCCCTAAGGATGTATCTATTTTACGCCAAGAGTTGTACCAAGGAATCGTTGCCGAAAATTTGGCGGCAAAGGAGCAAACCAGTCTATTGCAGCAAGAACAAATCCTGGACCTGCTAAAAAAATTTAAAATGTAA
- a CDS encoding TIGR03826 family flagellar region protein — translation MNLGNCPRCGRLFANNFRDICPSCIKEIEEEYEKCLDYLREEKLATIQEVHEATGVSIRQITKFIKEGRISVANNPNMMYPCEVCGVLIRQGNMCDSCRTRLTRDLTAATRDDAPKTAGLNERTGQGAYNAIDKFRNP, via the coding sequence ATGAATCTTGGGAATTGTCCGCGTTGTGGGAGATTGTTTGCCAATAATTTCAGAGACATCTGCCCCTCTTGCATTAAGGAGATCGAAGAGGAGTACGAGAAGTGCCTGGATTATTTACGTGAGGAGAAGTTGGCTACAATTCAGGAGGTCCACGAGGCAACGGGCGTTTCGATCCGGCAAATTACCAAGTTCATCAAGGAAGGACGCATTTCGGTCGCCAACAACCCGAATATGATGTATCCTTGCGAGGTATGCGGGGTGCTGATTCGGCAAGGCAATATGTGCGATTCCTGCCGTACCCGTTTGACTCGCGATTTAACAGCCGCTACTAGAGATGATGCGCCAAAAACGGCCGGCTTAAACGAAAGAACCGGACAAGGAGCCTACAACGCCATCGACAAATTCCGTAATCCGTAA
- a CDS encoding flagellar protein FlaG yields the protein MNLNRLDANVQELRSGDYGLSKTTPSLAQNSSKIEEQRVHALTKDEQAKLEEQIKKLNESIAASGKELKFKYNEDAEQLYVEVLDAKTQEVLSSLPPEFLIDLSVKMKELIGMFFDEKI from the coding sequence ATGAACCTGAATCGGTTGGATGCAAATGTTCAAGAGTTAAGGTCCGGGGATTACGGCTTGTCAAAGACGACCCCATCTCTTGCTCAAAACAGCAGCAAAATTGAAGAGCAAAGAGTTCATGCGCTGACCAAGGATGAACAGGCGAAGTTAGAGGAGCAAATCAAGAAGCTTAACGAGTCGATCGCGGCCTCGGGCAAGGAACTCAAATTCAAGTACAACGAGGATGCAGAGCAATTGTACGTAGAGGTGCTGGATGCGAAGACGCAAGAAGTCTTAAGCAGCCTGCCGCCGGAATTTCTCATCGATCTTTCGGTCAAGATGAAGGAATTAATCGGCATGTTTTTTGATGAAAAAATTTAA
- the fliW gene encoding flagellar assembly protein FliW, with amino-acid sequence MMQIHSETYGVLEVKEEQIYSFEPGILGIPEIKQYALLPMQDTPFYVLHSLEDEVSFILLPSHQVVENYSFRIPEEIVDSLELSSPDDVGVMLIVNVQSSELFVNLMAPVLLAPNSHKGCQYIIKDQEFPIRHPLLIQKGGV; translated from the coding sequence ATGATGCAGATTCATAGTGAGACATACGGGGTGCTTGAAGTTAAGGAAGAGCAGATTTACTCCTTCGAACCTGGAATTTTGGGCATTCCTGAAATCAAGCAGTATGCGTTGCTTCCTATGCAGGACACTCCTTTCTATGTATTGCATTCTTTAGAGGATGAAGTCAGTTTTATTTTACTACCTTCTCATCAGGTGGTTGAAAATTACAGCTTTCGCATTCCGGAAGAAATCGTGGACTCGCTGGAACTTTCATCACCGGATGATGTGGGCGTGATGCTTATCGTCAATGTCCAGTCGAGCGAACTGTTTGTAAATCTGATGGCTCCGGTCCTTCTTGCTCCGAATTCGCATAAAGGATGCCAGTATATTATCAAGGATCAGGAGTTTCCGATCCGGCATCCCCTTCTTATACAAAAAGGAGGCGTGTAG
- the flgK gene encoding flagellar hook-associated protein FlgK — translation MTSTFHGIETSKRALFVNTTSMQTLGHNIANANTEGYSRQRVNLTEADPIWAMGMTKSQQPGQLGTGVEYTSITRVRDSFLDVQYRRENQLLGSWEVLNSTMTSIQNILNEPSGSGLSAVMDDFWNSWETLNRDPSLLSARVAVAGAASNLVDTLKHISESLTNLSTDVNSNIDKKVQEANNIVENIARLNVLIRDNESFGDNANDYRDQRDLLLDKLSTIVDVQFTEDENGMVSITSAGVNVLDGEAVTPLTAANATTATAGQLYGYVQSLQETDTIRNQLNGLVSTLVTGDIKVTLSNGYIASSDIVALNDVTVEGMGTVVAGTTIPAGSKITSSMDIMVKGFNGLHQLGYTLTEPTSSGIPFFVSNGGAFSIDNIQVNPAILADTNKIAASSQYEVKDGVNKVIRGNSDIANAIASLRDGLFTFPNALTSLSQGTTDDYFRALTADLGIRASNTERNYENQQTMTDNLQIQRQSVSGVSMDEELADMIRFQQAYNAAARNMTTVDEMLDRVINQMGRVGL, via the coding sequence ATGACCTCCACTTTTCATGGAATAGAGACCAGCAAGCGAGCCCTTTTCGTAAATACCACTTCGATGCAAACGTTAGGGCACAACATAGCTAATGCCAATACTGAAGGTTATTCCAGGCAACGCGTGAATCTTACCGAAGCCGACCCGATTTGGGCTATGGGGATGACGAAGAGCCAGCAGCCCGGGCAATTGGGCACCGGGGTTGAGTACACCAGTATTACTCGGGTAAGGGACAGCTTTCTGGATGTCCAATACCGCCGGGAGAACCAACTGCTTGGCTCCTGGGAAGTACTGAATTCGACGATGACGTCCATTCAGAATATTCTGAACGAGCCTTCGGGCAGCGGACTTAGCGCGGTGATGGACGATTTCTGGAATTCCTGGGAGACCTTGAACCGCGATCCCTCCCTCCTTAGCGCGCGTGTAGCCGTGGCCGGGGCCGCCAGCAACCTGGTGGATACGCTGAAGCATATCAGCGAATCGCTGACCAATTTATCGACCGATGTGAATTCCAACATAGACAAGAAGGTCCAGGAAGCCAACAATATCGTGGAAAATATCGCGAGATTGAATGTGCTGATCCGCGATAACGAAAGCTTTGGCGACAATGCCAACGACTACCGCGACCAGCGGGATTTGCTGCTCGATAAGTTGTCGACGATCGTTGACGTTCAGTTTACCGAGGATGAAAACGGTATGGTCAGCATTACGTCCGCAGGCGTCAATGTTTTGGACGGAGAAGCGGTGACCCCTTTGACTGCGGCTAACGCCACCACGGCAACGGCTGGTCAACTGTATGGATACGTTCAATCGCTGCAGGAAACCGATACGATCCGCAACCAGTTGAACGGTTTGGTCAGCACGCTTGTGACAGGGGATATTAAAGTCACTTTAAGCAATGGTTACATCGCTTCCAGTGATATTGTCGCTTTGAACGATGTAACGGTGGAAGGCATGGGGACGGTTGTTGCCGGCACCACGATACCTGCGGGCTCCAAGATCACTTCTTCCATGGATATCATGGTGAAAGGCTTTAACGGACTTCATCAACTGGGTTACACGCTTACCGAGCCTACTTCTTCGGGAATTCCCTTTTTCGTATCCAACGGCGGGGCGTTTTCGATTGACAATATTCAAGTGAATCCGGCAATTCTTGCCGATACCAATAAAATTGCCGCTTCCTCACAGTATGAGGTAAAAGATGGAGTAAACAAAGTTATCCGCGGGAACAGCGACATTGCGAATGCCATTGCCAGCTTGCGGGACGGTCTCTTTACTTTCCCTAACGCGCTTACTTCTTTGTCGCAGGGGACAACGGACGACTACTTCCGGGCATTGACCGCCGACTTGGGGATCCGCGCCAGCAATACGGAAAGGAACTACGAGAATCAACAAACGATGACGGACAATCTGCAAATCCAACGCCAATCTGTCAGCGGCGTCTCGATGGACGAAGAATTGGCTGACATGATTCGATTCCAACAAGCCTACAATGCCGCAGCGCGCAATATGACCACGGTGGACGAAATGCTCGACCGGGTCATCAACCAAATGGGCCGGGTAGGTTTATAA
- the flgL gene encoding flagellar hook-associated protein FlgL — protein MRVTGMMQNLQLLKNVRNINTAMMTGQQQLATGQKISKPSDDPIGTGYQMRYDTDLARSQEFLTNAQTGTEILKTMDSLLQQASDVLKRARTLALQGANGTLDLQQRQTISSEIKQLKEQMVTIGNSTFNGRYLFNGQKTDQAPYTVDGAANAETDPGLFYLNVSPSVKVPVSITGEVVFGEAGTNNVFKVLDDLANALDTNNEAGIQAAIDNIDVVSDRINVSWSEIGARMNRFDLMINRIQDEQVNIKEQRSNVADVNYPEAIVDLKMKENVLQAALSTGARIMQTSLVDFLR, from the coding sequence ATGCGTGTAACAGGTATGATGCAGAACTTGCAGCTGTTAAAAAACGTGAGAAATATCAACACGGCGATGATGACCGGCCAACAGCAGCTGGCAACCGGGCAAAAAATCAGCAAACCGAGCGACGATCCGATCGGAACCGGTTATCAAATGCGATACGATACCGACTTGGCGCGGAGCCAGGAGTTTTTGACGAATGCGCAGACAGGCACGGAGATTTTGAAGACGATGGATTCTTTGCTGCAGCAGGCATCGGATGTGCTGAAGCGTGCGCGTACCTTGGCGCTTCAAGGGGCCAACGGGACTTTGGATTTACAGCAAAGACAAACGATCTCATCGGAAATCAAACAGTTAAAGGAACAAATGGTTACTATCGGTAATAGCACCTTTAACGGTAGATACCTGTTTAACGGGCAGAAAACGGATCAGGCTCCCTATACCGTAGATGGAGCGGCTAACGCAGAAACGGATCCGGGATTGTTTTATCTTAACGTAAGCCCGTCCGTAAAGGTGCCGGTAAGCATTACCGGCGAAGTTGTATTCGGAGAAGCCGGAACAAATAATGTCTTTAAGGTTCTGGACGATCTGGCGAATGCGCTCGATACCAATAATGAGGCCGGAATTCAGGCGGCCATCGATAATATCGACGTTGTTTCCGACCGCATTAATGTCAGTTGGTCGGAGATAGGTGCGCGAATGAACCGGTTTGATCTAATGATCAACCGGATTCAGGATGAACAGGTAAATATAAAGGAACAACGATCAAACGTCGCCGACGTAAATTATCCGGAAGCAATCGTGGATTTGAAGATGAAAGAAAATGTACTTCAAGCAGCTTTGTCCACGGGAGCGAGAATTATGCAGACGTCGCTGGTTGACTTCCTGCGATGA